In Dioscorea cayenensis subsp. rotundata cultivar TDr96_F1 chromosome 11, TDr96_F1_v2_PseudoChromosome.rev07_lg8_w22 25.fasta, whole genome shotgun sequence, a single genomic region encodes these proteins:
- the LOC120272091 gene encoding beta-carotene isomerase D27, chloroplastic has product MELISFPSTVARVPPARGAVLMRSRQWQTCIIRNGGIAEPSGMPAPMGQKTQYKDGFFEKAFMSLFARKMGKFASDTKSNNNNNNNNNNNNKSKKGFWDWDYESFVDVSKRVMMGRNRTQQQLVVREVLLSMLPPGAPAQFRKLFPPTKWAAEFNAALTVPFFHWLVGPSEVVEVEVNGVKQKSGVHIKKCRYLENSGCVGMCVNMCKFPTQDFFTNDFGLPLTMNPNFEDMSCEMIYGQVPPPFEEDPVSKQPCYADFCSIATPSSPICPKLQA; this is encoded by the exons ATGGAGCTCATCTCCTTCCCCAGCACAGTTGCTAGAGTTCCACCAGCAAGAGGAGCAGTGCTAATGAGAAGTAGACAATGGCAAACCTGTATTATCAGGAATGGTGGAATAGCTGAACCATCAGGCATGCCTGCACCAATGGGACAAAAGACACAGTACAAAGATGGCTTTTTTGAAAAGGCTTTCATGTCTTTGTTTGCCCGGAAGATGGGAAAGTTTGCTTCAGACACTAagtcaaacaacaacaacaacaacaacaacaacaacaacaacaagagtaAGAAAGGCTTTTGGGATTGGGACTATGAGAGCTTTGTTGATGTCTCAAAGAGAGTTATGATGGGTAGGAACAGGACCCAGCAACAGCTTGTTGTTAGAGAGGTCCTTCTTTCTATGCTCCCCCCTGGTGCTCCTGCTCAg tTTAGGAAATTGTTTCCACCAACAAAATGGGCAGCTGAATTCAATGCTGCATTGACAGTGCCTTTCTTCCATTGGCTTGTTGGTCCATCTGAG GTTGTGGAAGTTGAGGTGAATGGTGTAAAGCAAAAGAGTGGGgtgcatataaaaaaatgcag gtATTTGGAGAACAGTGGTTGTGTTGGAATGTGTGTCAATATGTGCAAGTTTCCAACTCAGGATTTCTTCACCAATGACTTTGGACTTCCTTTAACCATGAATCCaa ATTTTGAAGACATGAGTTGTGAAATGATTTATGGCCAAGTCCCACCTCCTTTTGAAGAGGACCCTGTTTCCAAGCAGCCTTGCTATGCTGACttct GTTCCATAGCCACTCCCAGCTCTCCAATTTGTCCTAAATTACAAGCATGA
- the LOC120272090 gene encoding LOW QUALITY PROTEIN: heterogeneous nuclear ribonucleoprotein Q-like (The sequence of the model RefSeq protein was modified relative to this genomic sequence to represent the inferred CDS: deleted 1 base in 1 codon), translating into MADDGSDEVDEQIGLDGDNDEDLMDDEDPVEDYNYRDGDEYAEEEHGSEGEEQENASIVDDAGDASSTKKEEDEGAIGEEKCDSAKDDDEIKKHDELLALPPHGSEVFIGGLPRDANEEDLRTLCEPFGEIFEVRLMKDKDKGESKGFAFITFTTNDTAQKAIEEVHDKEFKGRTLRCSLSQAKHRLFIGNVPKSLSEEELRKILEQIGPGVENLEYFKDLQNPNRNRGFIFVEYYNHACAEYARQKMSGANFKIDGSTPTVSWAEPKNAADASAAAQVKCVYVKNLPENVTSEKLKEIFGRHGEVTKVVLPPAKAGQNKRDFGFIHFAERSSALKAVKSTEKYEIDGHVLEAVLAKPQTDRKSDLHKAGPFPSYPPYPYGYPGDPYGAYGAGAGAVYGGSGYGQPVIYGRGPTPAGMKMVPMVLPDGRLGYVLQQPGTQVPPPPPPPSRRTDRRGGSNDGEDRGSEGSRGRRYRPY; encoded by the exons ATGGCAGATGATGGGTCGGATGAAGTGGATGAGCAAATTGGTTTGGATGGGGATAATGATGAAGACTTGATGGATGACGAAGATCCTGTGGAGGATTACAACTATAGGgacggagatgaatatgcagaGGAAGAACATGGGTCTGAGGGTGAAGAGCAAGAAAATGCATCGATTGTTGATGATGCTGGGGATGCTTCTTCCACCAAGAAAGAAGAGGATGAAGGTGCAATAGGTGAAGAGAAGTGTGATAGTGCAAAGGATGATGATGAAATCAAGAAGCACGATGAACTGCTTGCTCTTCCTCCCCATGGTTCAGAAGTTTTCATTGGTGGCCTTCCACGTGATGCAAATGAAGAAGATCTGAGAACGCTTTGTGAGCCATTTGGTGAAATTTTTGAG GTAAGGCTAATGAAGGACAAAGATAAGGGAGAGAGCAAGGGTTTTGCa tttataacatttacaaCTAATGATACAGCCCAAAAGGCCATCGAAGAGGTGCACGACAAAGAATTCAAG GGAAGAACCTTGAGATGTTCCTTATCTCAAGCCAAACACAGATTATTCATAGGAAATGTTCCAAAGAGTTTGTCAGAGGAAGAATTAAGGAAAATCCTCGAGCAAATTGGCCCTGGAGTTGAGAATCTTGAGTATTTTAAG GACCTACAAAACCCAAATCGCAACCGTGGCTTTATTTTTGTCGAATATTACAACCATGCATGTGCTGAATATGCAAGGCAGAAAATGTCCGGTGCAAACTTTAAGATTGATGGAAGCACCCCAACAGTTAGCTGGGCTGAACCTAAAAATGCGGCTGATGCTTCTGCTGCTGCCCAG GTAAAGTGTGTCTATGTGAAAAATTTGCCCGAGAATGTTACATctgaaaaattgaaagaaattttcGGACGGCATGGAGAGGTCACAAAAGTAGTTCTACCTCCTGCCAAAGCTGGACAGAACAAGCGAGATTTTGGATTTATTCATTTTGCGGAAAGATCAAGTGCATTGAAGGCAGTAAAGAGCACAGAGAAGTATGAGATTGATG GACATGTTTTGGAGGCTGTGCTGGCTAAACCTCAGACTGATCGGAAGTCTGATTTGCATAAAGCCGGACCTTTTCCAAGCTACCCCCCATACCCTTATGGATATCCTGGTGACCCCTATGGTGCTTATGGTGCCGGCGCCGGTGCCGTTTATGGTGGATCAGGCTATGGCCAG CCTGTGATATACGGTAGAGGTCCAACACCAGCAGGAATGAAAATGGTGCCGATGGTTCTTCCTGACGGTCGCCTTGGCTATGTTCT ACAGCAGCCTGGAACACAGGTTCCTCCACCACCGCCACCACCATCTCGGAGGACTGATCGTCGTGGTGGCTCAAATGATGGTGAAGATAGGGGAAGTGAAGGAAGCCGAGGACGCCGATACCGCCCGTACTAG